From Leguminivora glycinivorella isolate SPB_JAAS2020 chromosome 24, LegGlyc_1.1, whole genome shotgun sequence, a single genomic window includes:
- the LOC125238644 gene encoding 4-coumarate--CoA ligase 1-like: MLKHPFYQYGPSDLELPVNLNFSEFILDKLVEFKDRTIINGATEETITYGDIAQKAMNLAISLSRLGVRKGQVVGICSENRTEFWSALVGSICTGAALTTFNMMYTKHEITHVASISKPKYVFCSPLAYKMHEKNLKSLKFIEKIIVFGDEKPAGTISYKDLVSTQEVKYEDFRAADVNGPEDTLFILYSSGTTGLPKGVALSHLNALISSRSRLIETPNPPKYLIITPWFHTMGLMGSLLYLIAGRDMVYLPKFEIELYLKCIEKYKVTRLSVVPPVLVAIVKYPNKYDLSTVEIVYSGAAPLTKETADAVRDKFPNVKSVLQGYGMTETSLAVTKCTDEMVKSGTVGRVMPGAIIKIIDLKTRKPVGANQPGEVCVKGGLVMKGYIGKDRREDFDDEGFFRTGDVGYYDEDGDFFIVDRLKELIKYKGYQVAPAELEAVLLQHPAVRDAGVVGIPDSRAGELPRAFVVLQPGATATAEDLKTFVAEKLSNPKHLRGGVRFVAEIPKNPSGKILRRELRKLAQQSKL, from the exons ATGTTGAAACATCCATTTTATCAATACGGGCCTTCGGATCTGGAGTTACCTGTGAACTTGAACTTTAGTGAGTTCATTTTGGACAAACTTGTGGAGTTCAAGGATAGAACTATT ATAAATGGCGCCACAGAAGAAACAATAACCTACGGCGACATCGCCCAAAAGGCGATGAATCTCGCTATCTCCCTCTCTCGCCTAGGCGTTAGAAAGGGACAGGTAGTGGGAATATGTTCAGAAAACAGGACAGAGTTTTGGAGCGCCCTCGTGGGTTCTATATGTACCGGGGCGGCTTTGACCACATTCAACATGATGTATACTAAAC atGAAATAACCCACGTAGCTTCAATCTCAAAGCCGAAATATGTATTTTGTTCACCACTAGCGTACAAAATGCacgaaaaaaatttaaaatcactGAAATTTATTGAGAAAATCATCGTTTTCGGTGACGAAAAGCCGGCGGGAACTATTTCGTACAAGGACTTG GTGTCAACTCAGGAAGTGAAATACGAAGACTTCAGAGCAGCTGATGTAAATGGTCCTGAGGATACGCTGTTCATACTTTACTCTTCTGGCACCACAGGGCTGCCCAAAGGAGTTGCTTTGTCACATCTAAATGCTCTTATCTCTAGCAGATC AAGACTCATAGAGACTCCCAATCCACCGAAATACCTGATCATAACTCCTTGGTTCCATACAATGGGCCTCATGGGGTCTCTCCTATACCTCATCGCTGGGAGAGACATGGTGTATCTGCCCAAATtcgaaattgaactttatttgAAATGCATTGAAAAGTATAAG GTGACCCGTCTAAGTGTAGTGCCACCAGTTTTAGTGGCTATAGTCAAATACCCCAACAAATACGACCTGAGTACAGTTGAAATAGTTTACAGTGGGGCAGCACCACTCACTAAGGAGACAGCTGATGCTGTGAGAGATAA ATTTCCAAACGTGAAATCGGTTCTTCAAGGCTACGGTATGACGGAGACATCTTTAGCCGTCACAAAATGTACTGATGAAATGGTTAAGTCTGGGACAGTGGGGAGGGTCATGCCTGGAGCTATTATTAAG ATTATAGACTTGAAGACCCGGAAACCAGTCGGTGCCAACCAGCCTGGTGAGGTTTGCGTGAAAGGTGGCCTAGTCATGAAAGGTTACATCGGCAAAGACAGGAGAGAAGACTTTGATGATGAAGGGTTCTTCAGGACTGGAGACGTGGGGTATTATGATGAGGATGGGGACTTCTTTATTGTGGATCGGCTGAAGGAGCTTATCAAGTATAAGGGATACCAG GTGGCACCAGCAGAATTAGAAGCAGTCCTGCTGCAGCACCCAGCGGTTCGTGACGCAGGAGTAGTGGGTATACCAGACAGTCGCGCCGGGGAGCTGCCTCGTGCCTTTGTAGTTCTGCAACCTGGAGCCACGGCGACTGCTGAGGATTTGAAGACGTTTGTGGCTGAGAAG CTCTCAAACCCGAAACATCTGCGCGGCGGCGTGAGATTCGTTGCAGAAATACCGAAAAACCCCAGCGGGAAGATTCTTCGCAGAGAGCTAAGGAAACTGGCTCAGCAGAGCAAACTATAA